Proteins encoded by one window of Bacteroidia bacterium:
- a CDS encoding metal-dependent hydrolase, with product MDSLTHIVVGAAIGDTLLGKKIGRKAAWIGAFAKTFPDFDLFYTGLSDQRMYVCCHRGHTHSLFWEGLYAFPLAYLFFVLFKKNIPFKSWLTLFLTCLWGHSLLDTCTAYGTRLLLPFTNEAFAWNNLSIVDLSFTFPMLIMVVVGLFFANASKGRSQWMIGSLIYFLVYIGGSFVNKAFANYRFNQSLEAHHIPHHSTMSNPTMLNNLMWYGIAVDDSTLNIGELTLLNNQQAIVWHAYKRQTHLLKQFPDKQDTELLEWFGNDFTITRQKSDTLQVYCVKFGRGNLMESELEKTFVFHYLLYKDGNKWVMSTKEPKIGKDEFFLALSDLWDRILGKKNG from the coding sequence TTGGATTCCCTGACTCATATCGTTGTTGGAGCTGCTATTGGCGACACCTTGCTAGGTAAAAAAATTGGACGTAAAGCTGCCTGGATTGGTGCATTTGCAAAAACCTTCCCCGATTTCGACCTTTTTTATACCGGACTAAGCGACCAGCGAATGTATGTTTGTTGCCACCGTGGCCATACCCATTCCTTGTTCTGGGAAGGACTTTATGCCTTTCCACTTGCTTACCTGTTTTTTGTCCTTTTCAAAAAAAATATTCCCTTTAAATCCTGGTTAACCCTATTTCTAACCTGCCTTTGGGGGCATTCCTTACTTGATACCTGCACCGCTTATGGCACCAGGTTGTTATTGCCATTTACAAACGAAGCATTTGCCTGGAACAACCTTTCTATCGTTGATCTAAGTTTCACCTTTCCCATGCTAATCATGGTAGTTGTTGGACTTTTTTTTGCCAATGCCAGCAAAGGGCGTTCCCAATGGATGATAGGAAGTTTGATTTATTTTCTGGTTTATATCGGCGGCAGTTTTGTTAATAAAGCCTTTGCCAATTACCGCTTTAACCAATCCTTAGAAGCTCATCATATTCCTCACCACAGCACCATGTCAAACCCAACCATGTTGAACAACCTGATGTGGTATGGAATTGCAGTTGATGACAGCACTTTGAACATTGGTGAACTTACCTTGCTTAATAATCAACAAGCGATTGTATGGCATGCCTACAAGCGACAAACCCACTTACTTAAACAATTCCCTGATAAGCAAGATACCGAATTGTTGGAATGGTTTGGAAATGATTTTACAATTACCAGACAAAAATCGGATACACTTCAGGTTTACTGCGTGAAATTTGGAAGAGGAAATCTGATGGAATCCGAACTGGAAAAAACCTTTGTATTTCATTACCTGCTTTATAAAGATGGAAATAAATGGGTTATGTCTACCAAGGAGCCCAAAATTGGGAAAGATGAATTTTTCCTCGCGTTATCCGATTTATGGGATAGGATTTTGGGTAAAAAGAACGGATAA